GCATGTTCACAGGACATGCAGCCACCGCTCTCCCACTTGCTGGCTTAGCTGTGCTGAACCAGTGGCTATGTTTCTGAGTCTCGAGCTTCCTAGTTTTTACACAGGACCAGAGGGCCAGGTACCTGTGTACCTAGAGGTTAGTAACATAGTCTCTGGAAGCAGGTGGAATGGATGCACATCCTAGCTTCCTCCCTTACCAGCTGTGTGCCTGGGCAGGTTACTTAACTCCTTGGAGCCTCATCCGCCTTCTTGGTGAAGGACCCAGGTGAGGATGCCAGGGGATGAATTGTATAAAGCCCTTAGTGCCATACCTGGTACACAGTAAGCCCTCAGAAATGTTTGGTGTTGTTTATCGTGATACCCACTTGTGTGTGTATTCTGATTCTTCCTTTGTCCTTTCCTTCTGCGGTGCAGGCGTGACCAGGGAGTGTCCGGAGACCAGGTCTCCATCATGGTGGACGGAGTCCAGGTTGCGCTCCCGTCATATGAGGAGGCTGTATACGGCAGTTCTGGTCACTGCGTGCCGCCCGCGGACCCCAGAGTGCAGATTGTGCTGTCAGAAGGGTCTGGGCCCAGTGGGAGAAGCGGGCCGAGGGAGCCGCACCTGCAGGAccagggggcctgttcttctgcAGGCAGCGAGGAAGAAGCCCCTGGCCAGTCTGGACTGTGTGAAGCCTGGGGCTCTCGGGGCTCAGAGACTGTGCTGGTGCACCAGGCAACCACCTCTTCCTGGGTGGCCGGCTCAGGGAACAGCCGAGCGGCACACAAAGAAGCCCCGGATTCGGAGAACAGTGACATCCAGAGCCTCACGTCAGAGGACTACACGGATGGTGGGTGGGCTGCCTGACCCTCAGTTACTACCTGCCCGGGGCCCTTGCTGGGAGTGAGGAGAGTCTGTGAGCCTTCCTGATAATCCGTGTGCTTGGGGGCAAAGAAAGATAAAACCTAGGGGATTATCTTACAAAATAGGATTTTACCCTA
This sequence is a window from Odocoileus virginianus isolate 20LAN1187 ecotype Illinois chromosome 6, Ovbor_1.2, whole genome shotgun sequence. Protein-coding genes within it:
- the SUSD6 gene encoding sushi domain-containing protein 6 isoform X2, whose protein sequence is MVCSLPPEPENGGYICHPRPCRDPLNSGSVIEYLCAEGYMLKGDYKYLTCKNGEWKPAMEISCRLNEDKDTHTSLGVPTLSIVASTASSVALILLLVVLFVLLQPKLKSFHHSRRDQGVSGDQVSIMVDGVQVALPSYEEAVYGSSGHCVPPADPRVQIVLSEGSGPSGRSGPREPHLQDQGACSSAGSEEEAPGQSGLCEAWGSRGSETVLVHQATTSSWVAGSGNSRAAHKEAPDSENSDIQSLTSEDYTDDIPLLKEA